A window of Bradyrhizobium sp. AZCC 1610 contains these coding sequences:
- a CDS encoding VOC family protein: MITGLDHVVVLTGDINAASAAYQTLFARAPAWQNSGDGADRVLFTLDNTTLELMAPSGEGANAARIRAVLAAQGEGLASICFRTGDIAKMHRRLDRLTLKPAAIAEVESRDAISGATLAWKRTRAATEATRGVRMFFLERDKERPLSVRTTTGSITALDHVVVSTSDPERAAALYGARLGLDMALDRSHPDWGRLMFFRCGDLIVEVTHRPGTPADTSQDQLRGLCWRVADIDATHARLTQAGVDVSEVRTGRKPGTRVMTVRSGTSGVPTLLVQPSAGKDA; encoded by the coding sequence GTGATCACCGGCCTCGATCACGTCGTCGTTCTCACCGGCGATATCAACGCGGCCTCCGCGGCTTACCAGACCCTGTTTGCCCGCGCGCCGGCCTGGCAGAACAGCGGCGATGGCGCCGACCGCGTCCTGTTCACGCTCGACAACACGACGCTGGAATTGATGGCGCCGAGCGGCGAGGGCGCCAATGCGGCCCGGATTCGCGCGGTGCTTGCGGCCCAGGGCGAGGGACTCGCAAGCATCTGCTTCCGGACCGGCGATATCGCCAAAATGCATCGCAGACTCGACCGGCTCACGCTGAAGCCCGCTGCCATTGCCGAGGTCGAAAGCCGCGATGCGATCTCCGGCGCGACGCTGGCGTGGAAGCGGACCCGCGCGGCGACGGAGGCCACGCGCGGCGTCCGCATGTTCTTCCTCGAGCGTGACAAGGAGCGTCCGCTGTCGGTGCGAACCACGACCGGATCGATCACGGCGCTGGACCATGTCGTGGTCTCGACGTCAGACCCCGAACGGGCCGCAGCCCTCTATGGCGCGCGGCTCGGCCTCGACATGGCGCTCGACCGCTCGCACCCGGATTGGGGCCGGCTGATGTTCTTCCGCTGCGGCGACCTCATTGTCGAGGTGACGCACCGGCCGGGCACGCCGGCAGATACATCGCAGGACCAGCTGCGCGGCCTGTGCTGGCGTGTGGCCGACATCGACGCCACCCATGCGCGGCTAACTCAGGCAGGGGTCGACGTCTCGGAAGTCCGCACCGGCCGCAAGCCGGGGACGCGGGTTATGACGGTGCGCAGCGGCACGTCCGGCGTCCCGACGCTGCTGGTGCAGCCGTCGGCGGGGAAGGATGCATGA
- a CDS encoding dihydrodipicolinate synthase family protein, whose protein sequence is MNKPVLPMSSLSLKLPAADRSIETYRLAASRTFPAKLEGTLNRVAFSAAHVVADPLADNDPWLNAAIDWDRTIAFREHVWDLGLGVAEAMDTAQRGMGLDWPTSLELIQRSVKVAKAKGNALVFSGAGTDHLAVEDAKTIDDVIRAYEEQIAAVEKAGGRIILMASRALAKLGRSADDYAKVYNRVLSQVREPVIIHWLGDMFDPALAGYWGTADLDKAMDIAVAIINANASKVDGVKVSLLDKQREIDMRRRLDKNVKMYTGDDFNYAELIAGDDNGFSHALLGIFDAIAPAASYALSRLAAGDEAGFHDVLGPTVPLSRHIFRAPTRFYKTGIVFMAYLNGHQDHFTMVGGQESTRSTLHLAELFRLADKAGLLSNPEMATRRMKTVLATRGIEP, encoded by the coding sequence ATGAACAAGCCTGTCCTGCCGATGTCATCGCTGTCGCTGAAATTGCCGGCGGCAGACCGTTCGATCGAGACCTATCGCCTGGCGGCGTCGCGGACGTTTCCAGCGAAGCTCGAAGGCACGCTGAACCGCGTGGCCTTCTCGGCCGCGCATGTGGTGGCTGATCCGCTGGCGGACAACGATCCCTGGCTTAACGCTGCGATCGACTGGGACCGCACGATCGCGTTCCGCGAGCATGTCTGGGACCTCGGCCTCGGCGTTGCCGAAGCGATGGACACCGCGCAGCGCGGCATGGGGCTGGACTGGCCGACTTCGCTGGAACTGATTCAACGCTCGGTCAAGGTGGCCAAGGCAAAGGGCAACGCGCTGGTGTTTTCCGGCGCCGGCACCGACCACCTCGCGGTGGAGGATGCCAAGACGATCGATGACGTAATCCGTGCCTATGAGGAACAGATCGCCGCGGTGGAGAAGGCCGGCGGCCGTATCATCCTGATGGCCTCGCGCGCACTGGCGAAACTCGGCCGCAGCGCCGACGATTACGCCAAGGTCTATAACCGCGTGCTGTCGCAGGTCCGCGAGCCCGTGATCATCCACTGGCTCGGCGACATGTTCGATCCAGCGCTGGCTGGCTACTGGGGTACTGCCGACCTCGACAAGGCGATGGATATTGCAGTTGCCATCATCAACGCCAATGCGTCCAAAGTTGATGGCGTGAAAGTCTCGCTGCTCGACAAGCAGCGCGAGATCGACATGCGCCGGCGTCTGGACAAGAACGTCAAGATGTATACCGGCGATGATTTCAATTATGCCGAACTGATCGCCGGCGACGACAATGGGTTTTCCCACGCGCTGCTCGGCATCTTCGATGCCATCGCGCCGGCAGCGTCCTACGCGCTGTCGCGGCTCGCGGCCGGCGACGAGGCCGGCTTCCACGACGTGCTGGGGCCAACCGTGCCGCTGTCGCGCCACATCTTCAGGGCACCGACGCGGTTCTACAAGACCGGCATCGTGTTCATGGCCTATCTCAACGGCCATCAGGACCATTTCACCATGGTCGGCGGGCAGGAGAGCACGCGCTCGACGCTGCATCTGGCCGAACTGTTTCGTTTGGCCGACAAGGCCGGGCTGCTCTCCAACCCTGAAATGGCGACACGGCGCATGAAGACGGTGCTGGCGACGCGTGGCATCGAGCCCTGA
- a CDS encoding Gfo/Idh/MocA family protein has protein sequence MTTKRLGLIMNGVTGRMGLNQHLIRSIIAIRDQGGVVLANGDRMLPDPILIGRDADKVERLARRFNVERWSTDLDKALADKNDTIFFDAATTQARPSLLTKAIEAGKHVYCEKPIATNLDEAVAVLKLANARGVKHGTVQDKLFLPGLKKLAFLRDSGFFGRMLSVRGEFGYWVFEGGWQEAQRPSWNYRSEDGGGIILDMVCHWRYVLDNLFGEVESISCLGTTDIPERFDEKGKKYTATADDSAYATFRLKGGVIAHINMSWVTRVYRDDLVTFQVDGTHGSAVAGLTDCVIQPRQATPRPVWNPDEKRTHDFFADWQRVPENVVYDNGFKEQWEMFIRHVCEDAPYKFTLLEGAKGVQLAECALQSWRERRWIDVAPIKV, from the coding sequence ATGACGACCAAACGCCTCGGCCTGATCATGAACGGCGTGACCGGCCGCATGGGGCTCAACCAGCATCTGATCCGCTCCATCATCGCGATCCGCGACCAGGGTGGCGTGGTGCTCGCAAACGGCGACCGTATGCTGCCCGACCCGATCCTGATCGGCCGCGACGCTGACAAGGTCGAGCGGCTCGCCAGGCGCTTCAACGTCGAGCGCTGGTCGACCGATCTCGACAAGGCGCTCGCCGATAAGAATGACACCATCTTCTTCGACGCCGCCACCACGCAGGCGCGTCCCTCGCTGCTGACCAAGGCGATCGAAGCCGGCAAGCACGTCTATTGCGAAAAGCCGATCGCGACCAATCTGGATGAGGCGGTGGCGGTGCTGAAGCTTGCCAACGCCAGGGGCGTCAAGCACGGTACGGTGCAGGACAAGCTGTTCCTGCCGGGCCTGAAGAAGCTCGCGTTCCTGCGTGATTCCGGTTTCTTCGGCCGCATGCTCTCGGTGCGCGGCGAGTTCGGCTACTGGGTGTTCGAAGGCGGCTGGCAGGAGGCGCAGCGGCCGTCGTGGAATTATCGCAGCGAGGACGGCGGCGGCATCATCCTCGACATGGTCTGCCACTGGCGCTATGTGCTCGACAATCTCTTCGGCGAGGTAGAGAGCATCTCTTGCCTCGGCACTACGGATATTCCAGAACGTTTCGACGAGAAGGGCAAGAAGTACACCGCGACGGCCGACGACTCCGCCTACGCGACCTTCCGCCTCAAGGGCGGCGTGATCGCGCATATCAACATGAGCTGGGTGACGCGGGTCTATCGCGACGATCTCGTGACCTTCCAGGTCGACGGCACCCATGGCTCGGCCGTGGCCGGCCTGACCGATTGCGTGATCCAGCCGCGTCAGGCAACGCCGCGGCCGGTGTGGAATCCGGACGAAAAGCGCACCCACGATTTCTTCGCCGACTGGCAAAGGGTTCCGGAAAACGTCGTCTACGACAACGGCTTCAAGGAGCAGTGGGAGATGTTCATCCGCCACGTCTGCGAAGACGCGCCCTACAAGTTCACGCTGCTGGAAGGTGCCAAGGGCGTGCAGCTTGCCGAATGCGCGCTGCAGAGCTGGCGCGAGCGGCGCTGGATCGACGTTGCCCCGATCAAGGTGTGA
- a CDS encoding sugar phosphate isomerase/epimerase family protein, with translation MRDFSSDHRWLSLNTATVRKQGDLVAIIEACARHGIRAIDPWRDQVAAVGLDRAVRAVRDAGLELSGYCRGGMFTADVAHRVEARDDNRRAVDEAKALGAPCIVLVVGGLPQYSRPGSAASKDIAAARAQVHDAIAEMLEYAKQANMPLAIEPLHPAYAADRACVNTTKQALDICDQLDPQHTGALGVALDVYHIWWDPELMPQIARAGKDRLLAFHVCDWLVPTRDILNDRGMMGDGVIDIKSVRAAVEAQGFAGYSEIEIFSNDWWGKPIDEVLKTCIERHRTVV, from the coding sequence ATGCGCGATTTTTCTTCCGATCATCGCTGGCTCTCGCTGAACACGGCGACCGTCCGCAAGCAGGGCGATCTCGTCGCCATCATCGAGGCCTGCGCACGCCACGGCATCCGCGCCATCGATCCCTGGCGCGACCAGGTCGCGGCCGTGGGCCTTGACCGCGCTGTGCGGGCCGTCCGCGACGCCGGGCTCGAACTATCGGGCTATTGCCGCGGCGGCATGTTCACGGCGGATGTGGCGCACCGCGTTGAGGCGCGTGACGACAATCGCCGCGCCGTCGACGAAGCCAAGGCGCTGGGCGCGCCCTGCATCGTGCTGGTCGTTGGCGGGCTGCCGCAATATTCGCGCCCGGGAAGTGCTGCCTCGAAGGACATCGCGGCCGCGCGCGCGCAGGTTCACGACGCCATCGCCGAAATGCTTGAGTATGCGAAGCAGGCCAATATGCCGCTGGCAATCGAGCCCTTGCATCCGGCCTATGCAGCCGATCGCGCCTGCGTGAATACGACGAAGCAGGCGCTGGATATCTGCGACCAACTCGATCCGCAGCACACCGGCGCGCTCGGCGTCGCGCTCGACGTCTATCACATCTGGTGGGATCCGGAATTGATGCCGCAGATCGCGCGCGCAGGAAAGGATCGCCTGCTCGCGTTTCACGTCTGCGACTGGCTGGTGCCGACCAGGGACATCCTCAACGACCGTGGCATGATGGGCGATGGCGTTATAGACATCAAATCTGTGCGAGCGGCGGTCGAGGCGCAGGGCTTTGCCGGCTATTCCGAGATCGAGATCTTCTCCAACGACTGGTGGGGAAAGCCGATAGACGAGGTTTTGAAAACCTGCATCGAACGGCACCGGACCGTGGTCTAG
- a CDS encoding ABC transporter permease, which produces MAELKRESGVSKALNAAWVRPFLFLLFIVVMWDLTIRLFQIPAYQIPAPGDVVAVLWTDWPELLRQAWPTTYATICGFLLSAVFGIPVAMLIAGSKTVESYVYPLLVFSQSVPKIAIAPLFVVWFGFGIIPKVISAFLLGFFPVVVSAVQGFKSVDPDMVDLARAMQGSRFRVFCAVNLPHAMPAIFSGLKVSITLAVVGAVVGEFVGSNSGIGYVLQRSIGTFDLPTMFAALVILALLGVVLFWIVDRIESLVIPWHVSQREDLIFAS; this is translated from the coding sequence GTGGCCGAGCTGAAGCGCGAGAGTGGCGTGTCGAAAGCGCTGAATGCTGCATGGGTGCGGCCGTTTCTGTTCCTGCTTTTCATCGTTGTGATGTGGGACCTCACCATCCGCCTGTTCCAGATTCCGGCCTACCAGATCCCCGCGCCCGGCGATGTCGTGGCAGTGCTGTGGACGGACTGGCCGGAACTGCTGCGGCAGGCCTGGCCCACCACCTATGCCACCATTTGCGGCTTCCTGCTGTCGGCGGTGTTCGGCATTCCCGTCGCCATGCTGATTGCGGGATCGAAGACGGTGGAAAGCTACGTCTATCCGCTACTCGTATTCTCGCAATCGGTGCCGAAGATCGCGATCGCGCCGCTGTTCGTGGTGTGGTTCGGTTTCGGCATCATCCCGAAAGTGATCTCGGCATTCCTGCTCGGGTTTTTCCCGGTGGTGGTGTCTGCGGTGCAGGGCTTCAAATCGGTCGACCCTGACATGGTCGATCTCGCGCGAGCCATGCAGGGCAGCCGCTTCCGCGTATTTTGCGCCGTCAACCTGCCGCATGCGATGCCCGCGATCTTCTCCGGGCTGAAGGTCTCCATCACGCTCGCGGTCGTCGGCGCCGTGGTCGGCGAATTCGTCGGCTCCAATTCCGGCATCGGTTATGTGTTGCAGCGCTCGATCGGAACTTTTGATCTGCCGACGATGTTTGCCGCGCTGGTGATCCTGGCGCTGCTTGGCGTGGTCCTGTTCTGGATCGTCGACCGCATCGAAAGCCTCGTGATCCCCTGGCATGTCAGCCAGCGCGAGGACCTCATTTTTGCTTCGTAA
- a CDS encoding Glu/Leu/Phe/Val family dehydrogenase has product MTVYSGPVFDMAVNQFGVIANHLEIPMDERDRILMPKRSVTVSCPIHRDDGTVAVFEGYRVQHHLTLGPTKGGTRFAPSVDIGEVAALAIWMSWKCALVGLPYGGAKGGVNVDLAKISKRELEGLSRRYMQEMIPFVGPHTDVMAPDMGTNEQVMAWFMDTYSMYQGRTVTEIVTGKPVSSGGTLGRREATGRGVAYLARRVLKELSINPGTATAVIQGFGNVGSYAALELHQYGLKIIAVSDHTGALHDPAGLDIPALMRHAGAHGSIAGFSNQMTFDPEQILTLPCDVLVPAAMERVIDASVAENLKCRVLAEGANGPTTPEADLVLEKRQGEVFLIPDILCNSGGVVVSYFEWVQDLQQLFWEEEEVTRREYAILDRAFDTMVTRAKADNIPHRTAAMAIGVEKVRAAKNTRGLFP; this is encoded by the coding sequence ATGACCGTTTATTCCGGTCCGGTGTTCGACATGGCGGTTAACCAATTTGGCGTCATCGCCAACCATCTCGAAATCCCCATGGACGAGCGCGACCGAATCCTGATGCCGAAGCGGTCAGTTACCGTCTCATGCCCGATCCACCGCGACGACGGCACGGTCGCTGTGTTCGAAGGCTATCGCGTCCAGCATCACCTCACCCTCGGGCCGACCAAGGGCGGCACGCGGTTTGCGCCCTCCGTCGACATCGGCGAGGTAGCAGCGCTCGCGATCTGGATGAGCTGGAAATGTGCGCTGGTGGGGCTGCCCTATGGTGGCGCCAAGGGAGGAGTCAACGTCGATCTCGCCAAGATCTCCAAGCGCGAGCTGGAAGGGCTGTCGCGCCGCTACATGCAGGAGATGATTCCGTTCGTCGGCCCGCATACCGACGTGATGGCGCCTGACATGGGCACTAATGAGCAGGTGATGGCCTGGTTCATGGACACCTATTCGATGTACCAGGGCCGCACCGTGACCGAGATCGTGACCGGCAAGCCGGTATCGTCAGGCGGCACGCTTGGCCGGCGCGAAGCGACGGGGCGCGGCGTCGCCTATCTCGCCCGGCGCGTGCTGAAGGAGCTGTCGATCAATCCAGGCACCGCCACCGCCGTGATCCAGGGCTTTGGCAATGTCGGCTCCTATGCGGCGCTGGAGCTGCATCAGTATGGCCTGAAGATCATCGCGGTCAGCGATCACACCGGCGCGTTGCACGATCCGGCCGGGCTCGATATTCCCGCGCTGATGCGGCATGCCGGAGCGCATGGCAGCATCGCCGGATTCTCCAACCAGATGACTTTCGACCCCGAGCAAATCCTGACGTTGCCCTGCGACGTTCTGGTGCCGGCGGCGATGGAGCGGGTGATCGATGCCAGCGTCGCGGAAAATCTCAAATGTCGCGTGCTGGCCGAAGGCGCGAACGGCCCGACCACGCCGGAGGCCGACCTCGTGCTGGAAAAGCGCCAGGGCGAAGTGTTTTTGATTCCCGACATTCTCTGCAATTCCGGCGGCGTGGTGGTCAGCTACTTCGAATGGGTGCAGGACCTGCAGCAATTGTTCTGGGAGGAAGAGGAAGTGACGCGGCGCGAATACGCCATCCTCGATCGCGCCTTCGATACCATGGTGACGCGCGCCAAGGCGGACAATATCCCGCATCGGACCGCGGCGATGGCGATCGGCGTGGAGAAGGTCCGCGCCGCCAAGAACACGCGAGGCCTGTTCCCGTGA
- a CDS encoding MBOAT family O-acyltransferase, with translation MTFTSWQFGAFVAIVFAAYYLPALRAFQVHLLVFASLFFYGYGQPELLALLAVAVFGTYLFLVLALRNRQVWLPVGIAFNLALLAFFKYKLLFIDPASPSLVDFAPLDFLLKLPLPIGISFFVFHNISLLVDLTRQKAAPPTLTGVFLYIIFFPQLVSGPITRAEMFMPQIKPKYFADIPFVEAAKWILTGFFFKLYVANNLNEMTSYMSFPLYETLQTQDRWLLVFLYSYQIYADFFGYSAIAIGLGFLFGYRLPINFNLPYISTSFSEFWTRWHISLSTWLRTYLYVPLGGNRHGIWRTYLNLMIVMGLGGLWHGAGLSYLMWGLLHGLLLVLERPLLARLASIDLAVFRAARMTIVFVCVTMLWIFFKLPNFDHAVGYLTGMFTPSANPNPTKLFYSLALLYSLPVMIQHLGFRPLFEGRLRWAEPYLYGSMAALMYLEAGPETSFIYFQF, from the coding sequence ATGACTTTCACTTCCTGGCAGTTCGGCGCCTTCGTCGCGATCGTATTTGCGGCCTATTACCTGCCGGCGCTGAGGGCGTTTCAGGTCCATCTCCTGGTCTTCGCCAGCCTGTTCTTTTACGGATATGGCCAGCCGGAACTGCTGGCGCTGTTGGCTGTCGCGGTTTTCGGAACCTATCTCTTCCTGGTCCTGGCCTTGCGAAACCGGCAGGTCTGGCTTCCGGTCGGCATCGCCTTCAACCTCGCGCTGCTCGCGTTCTTCAAATACAAGCTGCTGTTTATCGATCCGGCGTCCCCCAGCCTGGTCGACTTCGCGCCGCTTGACTTCCTCCTGAAGCTGCCGCTGCCGATCGGCATTTCATTTTTCGTCTTCCACAACATCAGCCTGCTGGTCGATCTGACCCGGCAGAAGGCGGCGCCGCCGACGCTGACCGGCGTCTTCCTCTACATCATCTTCTTTCCGCAGCTCGTGTCAGGTCCGATCACGCGCGCGGAAATGTTCATGCCGCAGATCAAGCCGAAATATTTCGCGGACATTCCCTTCGTCGAGGCGGCGAAATGGATCCTGACCGGATTTTTCTTCAAGCTCTACGTCGCGAACAACCTCAATGAAATGACGTCTTACATGAGCTTCCCGCTCTACGAGACGCTGCAGACCCAGGATCGCTGGCTGCTCGTCTTCCTGTACAGCTATCAGATCTATGCGGACTTCTTCGGCTATTCCGCGATTGCGATCGGCCTAGGTTTCTTGTTCGGCTACCGCCTACCGATCAACTTCAATCTTCCCTACATCTCGACATCGTTCTCTGAGTTCTGGACGCGCTGGCATATCTCGCTATCGACCTGGCTGCGGACCTATCTTTACGTTCCGCTCGGCGGCAATCGCCATGGCATATGGCGGACCTATTTGAACCTGATGATCGTGATGGGACTGGGCGGCCTCTGGCACGGCGCCGGCCTCAGCTATCTGATGTGGGGGCTGTTGCACGGCCTGTTGCTCGTGCTCGAGCGCCCCTTGTTGGCGCGACTGGCTTCGATCGATTTGGCGGTGTTTCGAGCGGCGCGGATGACCATCGTCTTTGTCTGCGTCACCATGCTCTGGATCTTCTTCAAGCTGCCGAACTTCGATCATGCGGTCGGCTACCTCACGGGTATGTTTACGCCGAGCGCGAATCCCAATCCGACCAAGCTGTTCTACAGCCTGGCGCTGCTCTATTCGCTGCCGGTCATGATCCAGCATCTTGGCTTTCGTCCGCTGTTCGAGGGAAGACTTCGCTGGGCGGAGCCATATCTATACGGCTCGATGGCTGCGCTGATGTATCTGGAAGCCGGTCCTGAAACGTCGTTCATCTACTTTCAGTTCTAG
- a CDS encoding TetR/AcrR family transcriptional regulator → MAKAKRVQKWQRDPAGMRLRILEAAKQEFAAHGLAGARVDRIAANAGANKRMLYYHVGNKENLYLAVLEGAYEKIRSEERGLDLEHLDPPEAIERLIDFTWNYFLRNPEFLALLNTENLAKARHLKRSTKVKSMHSPFVEMIRTVVTRGVESGDFRVAIDPVQLYISIAGLCFFYLSNSATLSVIFGRDLLKKEARDERLAHMVALVLAALTGKSTADFGKPALPGVRSPAHQPV, encoded by the coding sequence TTGGCAAAGGCAAAACGCGTTCAGAAATGGCAGCGCGACCCCGCGGGCATGCGGCTGCGCATTCTCGAGGCCGCCAAGCAGGAATTCGCTGCCCATGGCCTGGCCGGCGCGCGCGTCGACCGCATCGCGGCCAATGCCGGCGCCAACAAGCGCATGCTGTATTACCATGTCGGCAACAAGGAAAACCTCTACCTCGCGGTGCTGGAAGGCGCCTATGAGAAGATCCGTTCTGAGGAGCGCGGGCTTGATCTTGAACATCTCGATCCGCCCGAGGCGATCGAGCGGCTGATCGACTTCACCTGGAACTATTTCCTCCGCAACCCGGAGTTTCTGGCGCTGCTCAACACCGAAAACCTCGCCAAAGCGCGCCATCTGAAGCGCTCGACCAAGGTCAAATCGATGCACTCGCCGTTCGTCGAGATGATCCGCACGGTGGTGACAAGAGGCGTCGAAAGCGGCGATTTTCGCGTGGCCATCGATCCCGTGCAGCTCTACATTTCGATTGCCGGGCTGTGCTTCTTCTATCTCTCCAACAGCGCGACACTCTCGGTGATCTTCGGCCGCGACCTCCTGAAGAAAGAGGCGAGGGACGAGCGCCTCGCCCATATGGTGGCGCTGGTGCTGGCGGCGCTCACGGGCAAGTCGACGGCGGATTTCGGCAAGCCGGCATTGCCCGGCGTGCGGTCGCCGGCGCATCAGCCGGTCTAA
- a CDS encoding ABC transporter substrate-binding protein translates to MIRTITAISAALIWTALAVVPASAADKVVLMLNWYVYGEHAPFYYGKAKGIYAAEGIDLEIQEGRGSAATTQAVAAKTANFGYVDVPTMMRAAVKGAPIVATGVLLQTSPMSAMGFVEKNIKKPEDIKGKTVAITPADSMTQIWPLFLKKTGLKESDFQTVAGDGQTKLNAVINGQADLLLGYVMDQSMKIKDATGKDVNAIKFADYGINMVCSGVVANTEFVKANADLVKRFMSATTKAVEAAEKDAKGAAQSILDANPKGGKIETLTKGFELTIPLYRTAETKSKRPFQVTDQNMTDTVNLMVEYGGLDAKAKDNPKAFYTNDYLPQGGS, encoded by the coding sequence ATGATACGAACGATAACGGCGATCTCCGCCGCGCTGATCTGGACCGCGCTTGCAGTGGTTCCCGCATCGGCCGCCGACAAGGTGGTGCTGATGCTGAACTGGTACGTCTATGGTGAGCACGCGCCGTTCTATTACGGCAAGGCCAAGGGCATCTATGCCGCCGAAGGCATCGACCTGGAGATCCAGGAAGGCCGCGGTTCGGCGGCGACCACGCAAGCGGTTGCGGCCAAGACCGCCAATTTCGGCTATGTCGACGTGCCCACGATGATGCGCGCGGCCGTGAAGGGCGCCCCGATCGTCGCCACCGGCGTATTGCTGCAGACCAGCCCGATGTCGGCGATGGGCTTTGTCGAAAAGAACATCAAGAAGCCCGAGGACATCAAGGGCAAGACGGTGGCGATCACGCCGGCCGATTCCATGACGCAGATCTGGCCGCTGTTCCTGAAGAAGACCGGTCTGAAGGAAAGCGATTTCCAGACGGTGGCGGGCGACGGCCAGACCAAGCTGAACGCCGTGATCAACGGCCAGGCTGATCTGTTGCTCGGCTACGTCATGGACCAGTCGATGAAGATCAAGGACGCCACCGGCAAGGACGTCAACGCGATCAAGTTCGCCGACTACGGCATCAACATGGTCTGCTCGGGCGTCGTCGCCAACACCGAGTTCGTCAAGGCCAACGCCGATCTGGTCAAGCGCTTCATGTCGGCGACCACCAAGGCGGTCGAAGCCGCCGAGAAGGACGCCAAGGGCGCCGCACAGTCGATCCTTGACGCCAACCCGAAGGGCGGCAAGATCGAGACGCTGACGAAGGGGTTCGAACTGACCATCCCGCTCTACCGCACGGCGGAAACCAAGAGCAAGCGGCCGTTCCAGGTCACCGACCAGAACATGACCGACACGGTCAACCTGATGGTCGAATATGGCGGATTGGACGCCAAGGCCAAGGACAATCCGAAGGCGTTTTACACCAACGACTACCTGCCGCAGGGCGGTTCGTGA
- a CDS encoding ABC transporter ATP-binding protein, producing the protein MNPATKPTEIDQPGAHLRLVSDRAGSAAPGITLSGVSKTYRSRDGDVPSLRPLDFHINEGEFFVVVGPSGCGKSTLLKMISGLLAPSTGEILVEGEQVTKPHGNVGIVFQNALLLPWRNILSNVMLPIDMKKLPRNEYLPRAKALLKLVGLEGFEKKLPWQLSGGMQQRASICRALVHDPKIMLMDEPFGALDAMTREKMNVELMRIQRETGKTVLLITHSIPEAVFLADRVLVMTERPGAIAAIYDVPLPRPRSLDAMADPAFTELVQRIRKHFFTQSALD; encoded by the coding sequence ATGAATCCCGCGACCAAACCCACCGAGATCGACCAGCCAGGCGCGCATCTGCGCCTGGTGTCGGATCGCGCCGGCAGCGCGGCGCCTGGCATCACGCTGTCCGGCGTCTCAAAAACCTATCGTTCGCGCGACGGCGACGTGCCGTCGCTGCGGCCGCTGGATTTTCACATCAACGAGGGTGAGTTCTTCGTCGTGGTCGGCCCGTCCGGCTGCGGCAAGTCCACGCTCTTGAAGATGATCTCCGGACTGCTCGCGCCGTCGACCGGCGAAATACTGGTCGAGGGCGAACAGGTGACGAAGCCGCACGGCAATGTCGGCATCGTGTTCCAGAATGCGCTGCTGCTGCCATGGCGCAACATCCTGTCCAACGTGATGTTGCCGATCGACATGAAGAAACTGCCGCGCAACGAGTATCTGCCGCGGGCGAAAGCGTTGCTGAAACTGGTCGGCCTGGAAGGTTTCGAGAAGAAACTGCCTTGGCAGCTTTCGGGCGGCATGCAGCAACGCGCTTCGATCTGCCGCGCGCTGGTGCACGATCCCAAGATCATGCTGATGGACGAGCCGTTCGGCGCGCTCGACGCCATGACGCGCGAGAAGATGAATGTCGAGCTGATGCGCATCCAGCGCGAAACCGGCAAGACCGTGCTGCTGATCACGCATTCGATTCCGGAAGCGGTGTTTCTGGCCGACCGCGTGCTGGTCATGACTGAACGCCCCGGCGCGATCGCGGCGATCTACGACGTGCCGTTGCCTCGCCCGCGCTCGCTGGACGCGATGGCTGATCCCGCCTTCACCGAACTGGTGCAGCGCATTCGCAAGCATTTCTTCACCCAAAGCGCGCTGGACTGA
- a CDS encoding c-type cytochrome, giving the protein MYMLSQPAALPQASQGTEGVSGQQAFNNACRTCHMVREGDNRLGPNLHKIVGRKAGSLPDYGFSSAMKEAGFVWDEEKLDRFIANPDEVVPGNSMKPYGGLASSDDRKKIIAFLAQPR; this is encoded by the coding sequence ATGTACATGCTTTCGCAGCCTGCCGCCTTGCCTCAGGCGTCGCAAGGAACGGAGGGAGTCTCGGGACAACAAGCGTTCAACAATGCCTGTCGAACGTGCCACATGGTAAGGGAGGGCGACAATCGGCTGGGCCCCAACCTGCACAAGATTGTCGGACGGAAAGCGGGATCGCTGCCGGATTACGGGTTTTCCAGCGCGATGAAGGAGGCAGGCTTCGTCTGGGATGAAGAGAAGCTCGATCGCTTCATTGCAAACCCGGATGAGGTCGTACCCGGCAACAGCATGAAGCCGTACGGTGGCCTTGCATCGAGCGACGATAGAAAAAAGATCATCGCCTTCCTTGCTCAACCGCGATAG